In Pseudomonas coleopterorum, the genomic window GCTGGATCCGCACAGCGAGCTCAGCGATCACGACGTGCTGCAGTTCATCCTGCAACCCGGTTTCTCCACGGCCACCAAGGTCACACAGATTTCCGGCCGGGGCCTGGGCATGGACGTGGTCCATGAAGAGGTCAAGCAGTTGGGCGGCGCCATGAGTATCGACTCGCGGCCAGGGCAGGGCGCACGGTTCCAGATTCGCCTGCCGTTCACTGTGTCGGTCAATCGTGCCTTGATGGTGCAGTGCGGTGAGGAACAGTACGCGATCCCGCTGAACAGCATCGAGGGCATCGTGCGGGTCTTGCCCGGCGAGTTGCACGACGCCTACCAATCCGCTCCACCGCGCTACGGCTACGCCGGGCGGGTCTACGACCTGCGCTATCTGGGTACCTTGCTGCATGGGCTTGCCGTGCCCTCGCTGACCGCGCAAAGCCAGCCTTTGCCGGTGCTGCTGGTGCGCGCCTTCGATCAGCAGGTGGCGGTGCAGGTCGATGCCCTGGCCGGCTCCCGCGAAATCGTGGTGAAGAGCCTGGGCGCCCAGTTCGCGGCGGTACCAGGCCTGGGTGGGGCGACCATTCTCGGCGATGGCAGCGTGGTGCTGATTCTCGATCTGCTGGCGCAGTTGCGTGCCCGCCAAGGGGTGGCTGCGCCCCGCACCGGCTACCAGCACGGCGCGCAGGTGCGGCGCTTGCAGGTACTGGTGGTCGACGACTCGGTGACCGTGCGCAAGGTCACCAGCCGCCTGCTGGAACGCCACGGCATGCAGGTGCTGACGGCCAAGGATGGGGTCGATGCCATGGCGCTGTTGCAGGAATACAGCCCCGACATTCTCCTGCTGGACATCGAGATGCCGCGCATGGACGGTTTCGAAGTGGCGCGGCGTGTCCGCCGGCATCCCACGCTCAGGCATCTGCCGATCATCATGATCACCTCGCGCACCGGCCAGAAGCATCGCGAGCGGGCGATGGCCATCGGCGTAAACGAATACCTGGGCAAGCCCTATCAGGAGAATCAGTTGCTCGAATGCATCGAACGCTGGGGTGAACCCCATGCTTGACCGGGCGATTGGCCGCCGCGACAGCCTTACCGCGCTGTTGTTGCCCCTTGCCGACCGCAATCTGCTGCTGCCCAACGTGGCGGTGGCCGAGTTGATCGACTACCTGCCCGGTGAGCCGGTGTTGGGAGCCCCTCGTTGGCATCTGGGGATGATCGAGTGGCGCAACCTGCGCCTGCCGCTGGTCAGCTTTGAGGCTGCCAGCGGCGGCGAGGCGGTGATCGGCGAGCGCGCACGCATCGTCGTGCTCAACGCCTTGGGCGAAACCTCGATGCGTTTCATCGCCGTGTTGATCCAGCACGTGCCTCGCTCGTGCCGGGTCGACAGTCAGTTGAGCTACGTGGACGTGCCGCTCAAGCCGCTGGAAATGGCCGCCGTGCAGGTCGGCGAAACCGTGGCCCGGGTGCCGGACCTGGCCGCTCTGGAAAACCTGCTGCACAGCGCGTTGTAGACACATTGTCGCGTAATCGTTGCAGCGCTTTACAGCGGTCGGCGCGCCCGGCACTCTGGCCATTGTCATTGTTGCAGGGACCTCGTAATGCTCCACCGCACCTTTCTCGCCTTCGCCCTCTGTGCTGCGCTGTTCAGTGGCAGTGCCGTGCGCGCCGAAGTTCCGGCGGGCTATTCGATGGTGTTGCTGACCGAGAACTTTCCGCCCTACAACATGGCCAGCAACGACAAGAACTTCGCCCAGGAAGACAACATTCGCGGCATCGCGACCGAGCTTGTGCAGGAAATGTATCGGCGGGCCGGGATTCCCTACAGTATGACCCTGCGCTTTCCCTGGGACCGTATCTACAAGCTGGCCCTGAACAATCCCGGCTATGGGGTATTCGTCACCGCCCGTCTGCCCGAGCGCGAACAGGCCTTCAAGTGGGTCGGTCCTCTGGGGCCGGATGACTGGATCATGCTGGCCCGGGCAGACAGCTCGATCACCCTGGAGAATCTCGACCAGGCCCGGCCCTATCGGATCGGCGCCTACAAGGGCGATGCCATCGCGCAAAGTCTGGCCGAGCGGGACATGCGTCCGATCCTCGCGCTGCGCGACCAGGACAACGCGCGCAAGCTGCTCGACGGGCAGATCGACCTGTGGGCCACGGGTGACCCGGCGGGTCGATACCTGGCTCGTCTGGAAGGGATCAATGGGCTCAAGACGGTGCTGCGTTTCAACAGCGCCGAGCTGTTTCTGGCGCTGAACAAGGAGACACCGCCGGAGGTGGTCGAGCGCCTGCAGCGAGCGCTCGATGACATGCGTCGCGAAGGCGTGGTCGATCGGGTCTTCGCCAAGTATCTATGACACTCGGCAGCGTGGATCAGTGGTAGATCCCGCCCTTGCCGTGAGCGGCCGTCGCGCGGTTGCCGCGCTCGCCGATCATCTGCCGGACCGGTATCCACTCCACTCCCTTGGCCTTCAAGCGCGGTAGTTCGCGCTCCAGCACTTCCAGGGTCTGTGGATAAGGGTGGCCGATGATCACCACCGTGCCCTGCTTGTGCGCCAGGGCAATGGCTTTCTCGAGCTGGCCAGCGATCGCCTCGACGGTGCGCGTGTCGTCCAGGAAGACATCCCGCGACAGGCTGGCCAGGCCAATGCTCTGGGCCTTGGCGGCGG contains:
- a CDS encoding chemotaxis protein CheW, producing MLDRAIGRRDSLTALLLPLADRNLLLPNVAVAELIDYLPGEPVLGAPRWHLGMIEWRNLRLPLVSFEAASGGEAVIGERARIVVLNALGETSMRFIAVLIQHVPRSCRVDSQLSYVDVPLKPLEMAAVQVGETVARVPDLAALENLLHSAL
- a CDS encoding substrate-binding periplasmic protein, with product MLHRTFLAFALCAALFSGSAVRAEVPAGYSMVLLTENFPPYNMASNDKNFAQEDNIRGIATELVQEMYRRAGIPYSMTLRFPWDRIYKLALNNPGYGVFVTARLPEREQAFKWVGPLGPDDWIMLARADSSITLENLDQARPYRIGAYKGDAIAQSLAERDMRPILALRDQDNARKLLDGQIDLWATGDPAGRYLARLEGINGLKTVLRFNSAELFLALNKETPPEVVERLQRALDDMRREGVVDRVFAKYL